A region of Caldicoprobacter guelmensis DNA encodes the following proteins:
- a CDS encoding VanW family protein: MEEANLNAMEVAKAGSKKGNLRRRSVIILVLSLSIVVVAFFIGYGVKKIEDYRKWIQHMKDVVEVPTFYHGIWVDDVNLGGMTFEEASAILWQKANEKLEKIRFDLVYGDKRWTFTYRDINAHTDWDIKIVEAYEAGRKGTLEERYNRVKEIEASGLKFQTSLYYNLDKIKGDIEAIAKEISYDPVDAEIRFYPDRENKFEITEEKAGLFLDAEEVFNTIKQRMEKGEYGEIVLIPTEVAPKVTKAELQKLTYRIVQFSTSLEGSSADRKHNVRLALSKLNGYRLNPGEVLSFNKIVGPRTAKGGFMPAPVIMPDKSMQDDYGGGVCQASSTLYNAALRANLEIVERHHHSFPVAYLPAGLDATVSYGGADLKIKNNRETPVFIRTFSSGDNVYVEIYGEPFPNNGYIECTSVVKEVIPAPQPKQILDKEGKYVKQPGGQYEYVKSRNGYKVTTYQTYYENGKKVWTKVIANDYYRPIQGIIYYRPKAEEQ, translated from the coding sequence ATGGAAGAAGCAAATTTAAATGCTATGGAAGTTGCCAAGGCTGGTTCTAAAAAAGGTAATTTGCGCCGCCGATCAGTCATAATTTTAGTATTGTCTTTGTCTATTGTGGTTGTTGCCTTTTTTATTGGATATGGAGTTAAAAAAATTGAAGATTACAGAAAATGGATTCAGCACATGAAAGATGTCGTTGAAGTTCCTACTTTCTATCATGGAATCTGGGTGGATGACGTCAATTTAGGAGGGATGACGTTTGAAGAGGCCAGCGCTATTTTGTGGCAGAAGGCCAATGAAAAACTTGAGAAGATTCGTTTTGATCTGGTATATGGGGATAAGCGATGGACGTTTACATATAGGGACATAAACGCTCACACTGATTGGGATATAAAGATTGTTGAGGCATATGAAGCCGGTAGAAAAGGGACGCTAGAAGAACGCTATAACAGGGTAAAAGAGATAGAGGCTAGCGGTCTTAAGTTTCAAACCTCGCTTTACTATAATTTAGACAAAATTAAAGGCGATATAGAGGCCATTGCAAAGGAAATCAGCTATGACCCGGTGGATGCTGAAATAAGGTTTTATCCTGACAGGGAGAATAAGTTTGAAATAACGGAAGAAAAAGCGGGTCTTTTTTTGGATGCTGAAGAGGTTTTCAACACAATAAAACAGAGAATGGAAAAAGGGGAATATGGCGAAATAGTGTTGATTCCGACTGAAGTTGCACCTAAAGTTACCAAAGCTGAGTTGCAAAAGCTTACCTATCGCATTGTACAGTTTTCAACAAGTCTAGAAGGCAGCAGCGCTGATCGCAAGCATAACGTGCGTTTGGCTTTAAGCAAGTTAAATGGATACAGGCTGAACCCAGGGGAGGTATTGTCCTTCAACAAAATTGTGGGCCCTAGAACGGCCAAAGGGGGTTTCATGCCAGCACCGGTCATCATGCCGGATAAAAGCATGCAGGATGATTACGGTGGAGGGGTATGTCAAGCATCCAGCACCCTTTATAATGCGGCGCTCAGGGCAAACTTGGAAATAGTGGAGCGGCATCATCATTCATTTCCTGTGGCATATCTTCCGGCAGGCTTAGATGCTACGGTATCTTACGGAGGAGCGGATTTGAAAATAAAAAATAACAGAGAAACTCCGGTATTTATTCGGACATTTTCAAGCGGCGATAATGTATACGTAGAAATTTATGGCGAACCATTCCCTAATAACGGGTATATAGAGTGCACCTCTGTTGTTAAGGAAGTTATCCCGGCACCCCAGCCAAAGCAAATTTTAGATAAAGAGGGTAAATATGTAAAACAGCCTGGCGGCCAGTATGAATATGTAAAGTCGAGAAACGGTTATAAGGTGACCACCTATCAAACCTATTATGAAAACGGCAAAAAAGTTTGGACTAAAGTGATAGCAAATGATTATTACCGCCCGATACAGGGTATTATCTATTACAGGCCTAAAGCTGAGGAACAATAA
- a CDS encoding glycoside hydrolase family 172 protein has translation MKYFNGLGMHLGNLSRLSNAKTRSISPENFTGEKGGGARAEEGLGAHAARELGKGWKISPAVKIQPGETFVMADIEGPGAIQHIWMTPTGHWRHSIFRIYWDDQDIPSVECPVGDFFACGWGEYAQVSSLAVCVNPGSGFNCYWEMPFRKRCKMTMTNIGLQEMVLYYQIDYTLTEVPEDAAYFHAQFRRKNPLPYKEVYTILDGVKGKGHYVGTYLAWGVNNNGWWGEGEVKFYIDGDDEYPTICGTGTEDYFGGSYNFENPKTHQYQEFTTPYSGLPQIIRPDGLYRSQMRFGLYRWHIMDPIRFESDIRVTIQALGWRSGGRYLPLQDDIASVAYWYQTLPTAKFPELPDRDYLEVI, from the coding sequence GTGAAATATTTTAACGGTTTGGGGATGCATTTGGGTAATCTTTCTCGCCTCTCCAATGCCAAAACCCGCTCCATAAGCCCCGAAAACTTCACAGGTGAAAAGGGTGGTGGAGCAAGGGCGGAAGAAGGTTTAGGAGCCCATGCCGCTAGGGAATTAGGAAAGGGTTGGAAAATTTCCCCCGCTGTGAAGATACAGCCGGGCGAAACATTTGTGATGGCAGACATCGAAGGCCCTGGTGCCATACAACACATTTGGATGACTCCCACAGGTCATTGGCGCCACAGCATCTTTAGAATATACTGGGACGATCAGGATATACCGTCAGTGGAATGCCCGGTAGGCGACTTCTTTGCATGCGGGTGGGGCGAATACGCCCAGGTTTCCTCCTTAGCCGTTTGTGTGAATCCTGGCAGCGGTTTTAACTGTTATTGGGAAATGCCCTTCAGAAAGAGATGCAAGATGACCATGACAAACATCGGACTTCAGGAGATGGTTTTATACTACCAGATCGACTACACCCTAACAGAAGTGCCTGAAGATGCGGCGTATTTTCATGCGCAGTTCCGCAGAAAAAATCCTCTCCCGTATAAAGAGGTGTATACCATATTGGACGGTGTAAAAGGCAAAGGACATTATGTAGGCACTTATCTGGCTTGGGGCGTCAACAACAACGGCTGGTGGGGTGAAGGAGAGGTAAAATTCTACATAGACGGAGATGACGAATATCCTACTATCTGCGGCACCGGCACAGAGGATTATTTCGGCGGTTCATACAACTTTGAAAACCCAAAAACACACCAATATCAGGAATTCACCACACCATATTCGGGCTTACCACAAATCATTCGCCCTGATGGTCTCTACCGTTCACAGATGAGATTTGGGCTTTACAGATGGCACATTATGGACCCCATAAGATTTGAAAGCGACATCAGAGTTACCATACAAGCACTGGGCTGGAGATCTGGCGGAAGGTATCTACCTCTACAGGATGACATTGCGTCAGTAGCATACTGGTATCAAACCCTCCCCACAGCCAAATTCCCAGAACTTCCCGATAGGGATTACCTGGAGGTTATCTGA
- a CDS encoding Lon protease family protein: MNKPKELEPRQLKKQWPSSCLPFETTEELEPLQGIIGQERAVRAMEFGVRTKAPGYNIFLTGISGTGKTTYAKEYITQIAKQQPVPDDWCYVYNFENPSQPVAIRLPSGKGKEFLHDMEELIEDLKAEVSKAFGGDEYENEKALIYKEMQEKRNELFNQFNEYAKQQGFQVNTSSAGIYFTPIIDGQPLGEEEYNKLDEETKKSINERLTHIQLQAVEVIRKIKELEKEAKNKVKELENRIGTFAVGIHIEDMKRKYVAYPKILKYLDDLMNDVLQSISNFKEGESSEEDNPVINALRRTAESVQHKYKVNLLVDNSDQHGAPVIMEYNPTYSTLFGSIEYENKLGTMVTDFTMIKPGAIHLANGGYLILQAKDVLSVPFMWEGLKKVLKTKSITVESLRDQWGLLNMSGLKPEPIPVDIKVVLVGSDLLFQLLHQLDEDFAKLFKVKVDFDDEMEANEENLLGLAKFISGYCRRENLRHFTRDAVLSVADYASRLVEHQDKFTTRFNDIVEIIVEANTWAEVAGKSIVTSQEVKKAIEEKEYRSSKYDEKLMELLKNDVIMVETEGEAVGQINGLAVIQLGDYVFGKPTKITATTFMGRSGIVNIEREVDMSGRIHSKGVMILSAYIGEQYAQDIPLALSANITFEQLYSGIEGDSASSAELYAILSSLAEVPIKQGIAVTGSVNQKGEIQPVGGVTHKIEGFFELCKARGLTGEQGVIIPYQNIKNLVLKDEVIEAVKEGKFHIYPIKTIDEGVEILMGIPAGKKLENGFFEKGTLHEKVYNKLRQYALTMINFGKEDKENND, translated from the coding sequence ATGAATAAGCCGAAGGAGCTGGAACCCAGACAGCTGAAAAAGCAATGGCCTTCATCATGCTTACCCTTTGAGACGACTGAAGAGCTGGAGCCGCTTCAAGGGATAATAGGCCAGGAGCGAGCGGTCCGCGCTATGGAGTTTGGCGTTCGCACAAAGGCACCAGGATACAACATATTTTTGACTGGTATAAGTGGTACGGGTAAAACCACCTATGCCAAGGAGTATATAACCCAAATCGCCAAGCAACAGCCTGTACCTGATGATTGGTGTTATGTGTACAATTTTGAAAACCCCAGCCAGCCCGTTGCCATCAGGCTTCCCAGCGGCAAGGGGAAAGAGTTTTTACACGATATGGAAGAGCTCATAGAAGACTTAAAGGCTGAGGTTTCCAAGGCGTTTGGCGGCGACGAGTATGAAAACGAAAAGGCGCTCATTTACAAAGAAATGCAGGAGAAGAGGAATGAGCTGTTTAACCAATTTAACGAATATGCTAAACAACAAGGATTTCAAGTAAATACTTCCAGTGCCGGCATATACTTTACTCCTATAATAGACGGTCAGCCGTTGGGTGAAGAAGAATACAACAAGCTGGACGAGGAGACAAAAAAGAGCATAAATGAAAGGTTGACACACATTCAACTTCAAGCCGTGGAAGTAATACGTAAGATAAAAGAACTGGAAAAAGAGGCAAAAAACAAGGTAAAAGAGCTGGAAAATCGTATAGGTACGTTTGCTGTGGGAATTCACATCGAAGACATGAAAAGAAAGTATGTGGCGTATCCTAAAATTTTGAAATATCTAGATGACCTTATGAATGATGTGCTGCAAAGCATAAGCAATTTTAAAGAAGGCGAATCATCAGAAGAAGATAATCCTGTTATTAATGCCTTAAGGCGTACAGCTGAAAGTGTACAGCATAAATATAAGGTAAACCTTTTGGTGGACAACAGTGACCAACATGGTGCTCCCGTTATTATGGAGTATAATCCTACTTATAGTACGCTTTTTGGTAGCATAGAATATGAAAACAAATTGGGTACCATGGTGACTGATTTTACGATGATCAAGCCCGGAGCTATACATCTTGCCAACGGTGGTTATCTCATACTGCAGGCCAAGGATGTCTTAAGCGTTCCTTTTATGTGGGAAGGACTGAAAAAGGTCCTCAAAACCAAATCTATTACTGTTGAAAGCTTGAGGGATCAATGGGGACTTTTGAATATGTCGGGGTTAAAGCCCGAGCCCATTCCGGTTGATATTAAAGTTGTGCTGGTGGGCAGCGATTTGTTATTCCAGCTTCTTCATCAGCTTGATGAAGATTTTGCCAAACTGTTTAAGGTTAAGGTAGATTTTGACGATGAAATGGAGGCTAATGAAGAAAATCTACTAGGTTTAGCTAAATTTATAAGCGGTTATTGCCGCAGAGAAAATTTGAGACATTTCACCAGGGATGCCGTACTCAGCGTGGCGGATTACGCTTCAAGGCTGGTGGAACATCAGGATAAGTTTACCACGCGGTTCAATGATATAGTGGAGATAATAGTTGAAGCCAATACCTGGGCAGAAGTTGCTGGAAAAAGCATTGTCACATCCCAAGAGGTTAAAAAAGCGATTGAGGAAAAGGAATACAGGTCAAGCAAATATGACGAGAAGCTCATGGAACTGCTGAAAAATGACGTTATAATGGTGGAGACGGAAGGTGAAGCTGTAGGCCAAATAAACGGCTTGGCAGTTATCCAGTTAGGAGATTACGTTTTTGGCAAACCCACCAAAATCACAGCAACCACTTTCATGGGTCGCAGCGGGATCGTCAACATTGAAAGGGAAGTGGATATGAGCGGCCGTATCCACAGCAAGGGGGTTATGATTTTGAGCGCCTATATAGGTGAGCAGTATGCTCAGGATATTCCACTGGCCCTTAGTGCAAATATAACGTTTGAGCAGCTTTACAGCGGTATAGAAGGGGATAGCGCATCCAGCGCCGAACTTTATGCCATACTGTCAAGCTTAGCCGAAGTGCCGATAAAACAGGGTATAGCTGTTACTGGGTCTGTCAACCAGAAGGGAGAGATACAGCCTGTAGGGGGCGTGACTCACAAGATAGAGGGATTTTTTGAGCTGTGTAAGGCCCGTGGATTAACAGGTGAGCAGGGGGTTATTATCCCTTATCAGAACATAAAGAATTTGGTGCTAAAGGATGAGGTTATTGAAGCGGTCAAAGAAGGAAAGTTTCACATATATCCTATCAAGACCATAGATGAAGGTGTTGAGATACTGATGGGAATACCTGCAGGCAAGAAGCTAGAAAATGGATTTTTTGAGAAGGGAACGCTGCATGAAAAAGTGTATAATAAGCTACGTCAATATGCTTTGACGATGATCAATTTCGGCAAAGAAGATAAAGAAAATAATGATTGA
- a CDS encoding AMP-binding protein, which translates to MSMMEITMGQLLDMQAERYPDHEAVVYPFEKVRWTYSEFREKVNQIARGLIRIGIKKGQHVAVWATNVPEWLLAQFALAKVGAVLVTVNTNYKIFELEYLLRQSDSTTLIMTKGFKDSDYVKIINDLCPELKDCQPGKLNSAKLPYLKNVIYIGEESYPGMYNFNDLYRFADDVPVEMLKQVEESLSPHDVVNMQYTSGTTGFPKGVMLTHYNIINNGSAVADCMKLTYKDRLCIPVPFFHCFGCVLGVMACVTKGATMVPLDHFNPIKVMEAVQVEKCTALHGVPTMFISILENSRFKEFDFSSLRTGIMAGAPCPINVMRRVIDEMNMKEITIAYGLTEASPVITQTRVDDPIELRVSTVGRPLPGVEVRIVDPETGKDVPPGVPGELLARGYGIMKGYYKMEEATAAAIDSEGWLHTGDLAVMDENGYCKITGRIKDMIIRGGENIYPREIEEFLYTHPAVKDVQVVGVPDEKYGEEVMAYIILKDNLERYPTEEEIIEYVRNGLSRFKCPKYVRFVDGFPMTANGKVQKYKLREMAIEELKLHDVARIETA; encoded by the coding sequence ATGTCTATGATGGAGATTACAATGGGGCAGCTTCTTGATATGCAGGCAGAACGCTATCCCGACCATGAAGCGGTGGTTTATCCTTTTGAGAAGGTTAGGTGGACGTATTCGGAGTTTCGTGAAAAGGTCAACCAAATTGCTAGGGGATTGATCAGGATAGGTATAAAAAAGGGTCAGCACGTTGCGGTCTGGGCAACCAACGTCCCTGAGTGGTTGCTTGCACAGTTTGCTCTTGCAAAGGTTGGTGCTGTGCTGGTTACTGTCAATACAAATTACAAGATATTTGAACTGGAATATTTGCTGAGACAATCCGATAGCACAACGCTGATAATGACTAAGGGATTTAAGGATTCAGATTATGTAAAAATTATAAATGATTTATGCCCTGAGCTTAAGGATTGCCAACCCGGCAAATTGAATAGTGCTAAGCTGCCCTATTTGAAAAATGTAATATATATCGGTGAGGAATCTTATCCGGGAATGTACAATTTCAATGACCTTTATCGCTTTGCTGATGATGTACCGGTCGAAATGCTGAAGCAGGTAGAGGAATCTCTAAGCCCGCATGATGTTGTCAATATGCAGTATACTTCTGGTACTACCGGTTTCCCTAAAGGGGTGATGCTCACCCATTACAACATTATCAACAACGGCTCAGCTGTGGCTGATTGCATGAAGCTAACATATAAAGATAGGTTGTGCATACCTGTGCCTTTTTTCCATTGCTTTGGGTGCGTGCTGGGGGTGATGGCTTGCGTCACCAAAGGAGCCACGATGGTGCCTCTGGACCATTTCAATCCCATTAAAGTGATGGAGGCGGTGCAGGTTGAAAAGTGTACTGCTTTGCACGGTGTCCCTACCATGTTTATTTCGATTTTGGAAAACAGCCGTTTTAAGGAGTTTGATTTTTCAAGCCTAAGGACAGGCATAATGGCCGGGGCTCCCTGTCCTATAAATGTCATGCGCCGAGTGATTGACGAGATGAACATGAAGGAGATCACCATCGCCTATGGCCTTACTGAGGCTTCGCCTGTCATAACTCAGACCAGGGTGGATGACCCCATTGAGCTCAGGGTATCCACTGTTGGAAGGCCGCTTCCTGGAGTGGAAGTAAGAATAGTGGACCCAGAAACCGGCAAGGATGTTCCGCCCGGCGTGCCAGGCGAACTTTTGGCCAGGGGCTATGGCATAATGAAGGGGTATTATAAGATGGAAGAGGCCACTGCTGCGGCTATAGACAGCGAAGGATGGCTGCATACAGGAGACCTTGCGGTAATGGACGAAAACGGCTACTGTAAGATTACTGGCAGGATCAAGGATATGATCATTCGTGGAGGGGAAAATATCTATCCGAGAGAAATCGAGGAGTTCTTGTATACTCACCCAGCTGTAAAGGATGTACAGGTGGTAGGGGTTCCTGATGAAAAATACGGTGAAGAAGTCATGGCTTATATAATCCTTAAGGATAATCTTGAAAGATATCCTACCGAAGAAGAAATCATAGAATATGTGCGAAATGGCCTATCCAGGTTTAAATGCCCAAAATACGTTCGCTTTGTAGATGGCTTTCCTATGACAGCCAATGGGAAGGTTCAGAAATACAAGCTACGAGAGATGGCTATTGAAGAGTTGAAATTGCACGATGTAGCCCGCATTGAAACTGCATAA
- a CDS encoding nitroreductase family protein: protein MEFMEVISKRRAIRKYKKDPIPDVILQKLFYTLSLAPSGNNRQPYKFLFIKDEKLRREIVQRACHQEFLYDAPVIMVACCEPGRSFDTAIAVDHLVLAATNEGLGTCWVGWFERDVVKEILGIEPHMEVPILIPIGYPDESPSARPRKSLDELIEVI, encoded by the coding sequence ATGGAATTTATGGAGGTAATATCAAAGCGGAGGGCTATTAGGAAGTATAAAAAGGACCCTATTCCAGATGTCATACTTCAAAAGCTTTTTTATACGTTGAGCCTTGCGCCATCGGGGAACAACCGTCAACCTTATAAGTTTTTATTCATCAAAGATGAAAAACTTAGGCGGGAGATTGTACAGCGTGCATGCCATCAAGAGTTTCTGTATGATGCTCCGGTTATAATGGTAGCATGCTGTGAACCCGGCAGGTCATTTGATACTGCCATTGCAGTTGATCATCTGGTGTTAGCAGCCACAAATGAAGGATTGGGTACATGCTGGGTTGGTTGGTTTGAGAGGGATGTGGTCAAAGAAATTTTGGGCATAGAACCACATATGGAGGTTCCCATATTAATTCCAATAGGATATCCTGACGAAAGCCCATCGGCCCGGCCTAGGAAAAGCTTAGATGAGCTGATTGAGGTTATATAA
- a CDS encoding glycerol-3-phosphate responsive antiterminator, which yields MESIIECLETNPIIAALPHTEMLQQALDSSVNVVFLLSGSILTLQDIVGELKDKGKKVFVHIDLIEGLGKDLAAVDFIQYRIQADGILSTKNNLLKYGKEIGLITVQRLFLVDSRSFESGIKMVQSYDPDFVEVMPGIVPKAIAELKQKIPQPIIAGGMITCKQDIIQALGAGAVAVSTSKVELWEL from the coding sequence ATGGAAAGCATTATTGAATGTCTGGAGACAAATCCCATCATAGCAGCATTACCTCATACAGAGATGCTGCAGCAAGCGCTGGATTCAAGCGTCAACGTGGTTTTTCTGCTGTCAGGCAGCATATTGACCCTTCAGGATATTGTCGGTGAACTAAAAGATAAGGGAAAAAAGGTTTTTGTGCATATCGATTTAATTGAAGGATTGGGCAAGGATTTGGCTGCGGTCGATTTTATACAATACAGGATACAAGCAGATGGAATACTATCCACCAAGAACAATTTGCTCAAATACGGGAAGGAAATAGGGCTTATTACCGTCCAGCGCTTGTTTCTTGTGGATTCTAGATCTTTTGAAAGTGGCATTAAAATGGTTCAGAGTTATGACCCGGATTTTGTAGAAGTAATGCCAGGCATTGTTCCTAAAGCCATTGCTGAGCTTAAGCAAAAGATTCCACAGCCCATCATAGCTGGGGGAATGATCACATGCAAACAGGACATTATACAGGCACTGGGAGCCGGCGCAGTGGCAGTGTCAACCAGCAAGGTGGAGCTGTGGGAGTTATAA
- a CDS encoding nucleoside kinase, protein MVFNTVNVKVKGEIRAFSKGITLEEVSKHFSEKYAAQIVAAKVNNRIKELTETVEEDCEIDFIDLSTDDGERIYLRSLIFVFIRACKEIFPDSRVIVEHSMNRGIYCEVHGSFTLSPRQVHRIEERMREIVALNEPFKRFEVTIDEAKRIFEEMGFRDKLKILEYRPEKTVHLYRCGWMVDYLFGYMVPRTGYLTKFELKFYLPGVIIRYPRKESPHELPEFIDSPRLSRVFREAEKWGTQIGVESVADLNDVIKRGKAGELIRVCEALHEKQIAQIADEIAAQRDRIHLILIAGPSSSGKTTFAQRLRIQLMVNGLKPIPISIDNYFLEKECIPLDENGERDVESIKAIDIELFNEHLTRIIQGQEVEIPYFNFEKGRREYRGHKIRIDDNQPLIVEGIHGLNEELTVMVPKRNKYKIYISALTQLNIDDHNRIPTTDSRLIRRIVRDYKFRGASVEDTLRMWPGVRRGEEKYIFPYQEQADVMFNSALTYELAVLKPFVVPLLEKIPPEHPYYPEVNRLKKFIKYFLELDDSEVPRTSILREFIGGSCFKV, encoded by the coding sequence ATGGTGTTCAATACAGTAAATGTAAAGGTAAAAGGTGAAATTAGAGCATTTTCTAAGGGCATAACTCTAGAAGAGGTGAGCAAACACTTTTCTGAAAAATATGCTGCGCAAATTGTCGCAGCTAAAGTTAACAACAGGATCAAGGAATTGACAGAAACTGTAGAAGAAGATTGTGAAATAGATTTTATCGACCTTTCCACCGATGATGGGGAGAGGATTTATCTGCGCAGCTTGATATTTGTATTTATCAGAGCATGCAAAGAGATATTTCCAGATAGCAGGGTTATAGTGGAGCATTCAATGAATAGAGGAATTTATTGCGAAGTACACGGAAGTTTTACCCTTTCTCCCAGGCAGGTGCACAGGATAGAAGAACGAATGAGAGAGATTGTAGCGCTTAATGAACCCTTTAAGAGATTTGAGGTTACAATAGATGAAGCCAAGCGCATATTCGAGGAGATGGGCTTTAGGGATAAGTTAAAGATTTTAGAGTATAGACCAGAAAAGACGGTACACCTTTATAGGTGCGGGTGGATGGTAGACTACCTATTCGGCTATATGGTTCCGAGAACAGGGTATCTCACAAAGTTTGAATTGAAATTTTATCTTCCGGGCGTGATCATTCGCTATCCTAGAAAAGAGAGTCCTCATGAGCTACCAGAGTTTATAGACAGTCCCAGGTTATCCAGGGTTTTCCGGGAGGCTGAGAAGTGGGGAACGCAGATCGGGGTAGAGAGTGTAGCCGATTTGAATGACGTAATCAAGCGTGGAAAGGCTGGCGAGCTTATCAGAGTATGTGAGGCTTTACACGAGAAGCAGATTGCTCAGATTGCAGACGAGATAGCAGCGCAGAGGGACAGGATACACCTTATCCTCATTGCAGGGCCTTCTTCTTCGGGTAAGACCACATTTGCACAGAGGCTGCGCATACAGCTGATGGTCAACGGGTTAAAACCCATACCTATTTCCATAGACAATTATTTTTTGGAAAAAGAATGTATTCCATTAGATGAAAACGGCGAAAGGGACGTGGAATCGATTAAGGCCATCGATATAGAATTGTTTAATGAGCATTTAACAAGGATAATCCAGGGGCAGGAGGTTGAAATACCGTATTTTAATTTCGAAAAGGGCAGGCGCGAATATCGTGGGCATAAGATAAGGATTGATGATAACCAACCGCTCATTGTGGAGGGAATTCATGGACTCAACGAAGAGCTGACTGTGATGGTGCCAAAGAGAAACAAGTACAAGATATATATAAGTGCGCTTACCCAGCTCAACATCGATGACCACAACCGCATTCCTACTACCGACAGCCGTCTTATTCGCAGGATTGTACGCGATTATAAGTTTCGCGGGGCGTCGGTGGAGGATACGCTTAGGATGTGGCCTGGAGTTCGACGTGGAGAGGAGAAGTATATATTTCCTTACCAGGAGCAGGCTGACGTCATGTTCAACTCGGCTTTGACTTATGAGCTTGCTGTTTTGAAGCCCTTTGTAGTGCCGCTGCTTGAAAAGATACCTCCTGAACATCCGTATTATCCAGAGGTAAACCGCCTTAAGAAGTTTATAAAGTACTTCCTTGAACTGGATGACAGCGAGGTGCCACGTACTTCTATCTTAAGAGAGTTTATTGGTGGTAGCTGTTTTAAGGTATAA